In one window of Etheostoma spectabile isolate EspeVRDwgs_2016 unplaced genomic scaffold, UIUC_Espe_1.0 scaffold00019059, whole genome shotgun sequence DNA:
- the LOC116683702 gene encoding uncharacterized protein LOC116683702, with protein MAFRLPGGTPEEHLPDSPRGRIHGLHMLARQGRADNFPRPAEPGLPEEEGEYDIGHRFPPLREDEHQFEEWEDEDPEDEDDWPDWSVDPGYGSMTEEGENAEEEEQVDVENCSDSYGDGYSFGDVDRDGDVDSDGGSGSGRGSYGYSNGYSNGFRDGYGDGFVMILVLVMLLVRVIVLVILLVIVMVIVMVIVMVVVMILVLMIMSTSYLTPLSSSTSHLQVFGSNLNHRVLPFPLVSHSGTSHLVVRCTGFLRCK; from the exons ATGGCCTTTCGTCTGCCTGGTGGGACACCCGAGGAGCACCTCCCGGATTCTCCGAGGGGACGCATCCATGGGTTGCACATGCTTGCAAGACAAG GCCGTGCGGACAACTTCCCACGTCCAGCAGAGCCTGGCCTCCCTGAAGAGGAAGGTGAGTATGACATTGGTCACCGTTTTCCCCCTCTCAGAGAAGATGAACATCAATTTGAGGAGTGGGAGGATGAAGACCCAGAGGATGAAGACGACTGGCCTGACTGGTCTGTAGATCCTGGGTATGGCTCCATGACTGAAGAGGGCGAGAacgcagaggaagaggagcaagtGGATGTTGAAAATTGTAGTGATAGTTATGGTGATGGTTATAGTTTTGGTGACGTTGATAGAGATGGTGACGTTGATAGTGATGGTGGTAGTGGTAGTGGTAGAGGTAGTTATGGTTATAGTAATGGTTATAGTAATGGTTTTAGAGATGGTTATGGTGATGgttttgtgatgattttagTGCTGGTAATGCTTCTAGTGCGGGTTATAGTGCTGGTTATATTGCTGGTTATAGTGatggttatagtgatggttatagtgatggttGTCGTGATGATTCTAGTTTTAATGATAATGTCAACATCCTACCTTACTCCCCTCTCATCGAGCACTTCTCACCTCCAAGTTTTTGGCAGCAATTTAAACCACCGCGTCCTTCCTTTCCCACTGGTGAGCCATTCTGGCACCTCCCATTTGGTGGTCCGCTGCACGGGCTTCCTGCGCTGCAAGTGA